A window from Methylocystis sp. MJC1 encodes these proteins:
- a CDS encoding ATP-binding protein: MNMPPYSLKEESLALPDISFETIRPHDDSRNSGFEELCAQLASLEPAEPNSAFFRKGRGGDAGVECFLRQADGSERGWQAKYLFTWDASLSQQLSESIETALIKHPKLTDYIVCLPFDLPDVKPAKGLSALAKWETWKAKWEKTAKEAERKLQIYLWDKSALSSRLSRDDAMYAGRLIYWFGVQSLTKGWFEDQFEKARAGLGSRYTPESNVELPVRQKFLSLVRDPKFGKALARWATGLREKGSSTLRAIKEAVPVGEEDNHTRPLEQALDDLTDRLRARPVEADTPLPLQEWSDSASRCLACARSALSWTFGIPPGKPRSSGIDPQRWAQHNLHRLLDLLSEVRDSLDSDVWHLANCQAVLLEGPAGIGKSHLLADVVEHQIHLGRPALLVLGSSLTDSEPWRQIMAELDLPSTQQVKHFLGSMDAVAQAAGVRALICVDALNERHGLDIWPTRLAAFLKTVEPFKNVGVALSCRSTFVAHVVPEDVDEAHLARIEHPGFGGESGAAAKMYLSKRGVVRPGAPNLVPEFENPLFLKTCCDFLEREGRRELPRGLLGVTAIFGFYNEAVAKQLSRRMKLDPALGIVKSAIDGFAKLLLDARQNYVTREDAIKLFEQILPSGGRIERCLLTQLESEGLLSVEMVRQDDDSLRAMVRFTFERFSDHAIASRVLDEHLALGGVDKAFADGTRLREIVFGEESYRYAGIIEALAVQLPERADVELLDVGKPTWETRNAFEESLLWRDQAHFSDRTFELVREFLAHRESDVLLSVATEPANKFNALYLDKRLRDYSMPERDGKWSLYVADHGDNEGGAIETLITWGLENGTEAIEADRAELAAIALGWLLSTSNRWVRDRATKSLAVIFAKRLDLAASILRRFNNVDDLYVLERLYAGAYGAVLQGVASNCRGELAATVFDLVFAKGTPPANILLRDNAYGIIKYVEMRGELPAIVDQALFEPPYKSPWPPERVPDRIIESFTMDYGKGQRFTDAIVSSTVHDGDFARYVIDSRLHDWSPEPIGSTAYPTYREVCLSWVREFEESATPEQISALSAILDAAATMEGTRLLPRGEKDALDLANDHFQSLLTEEQWEDYRVRAKHFIAFTLFAPHRSEQQARFNTQWTRRWICKRAHDLGWTAERFGQRDRGRGSDRHDHRVERIGKKYQWLALYELAARMSDNLAFLGGYGDYQEGEDRGYGSARELRMRDIDPSLLVTRTNYDSWAQWERTWWVPMEPKLQSVSPSERIAWLNSDQDVVNDASLIDVLNPKTKQRWLCLHAFASWRQQGMVDDREELERDTWFRLHCVVVKKEDEKKLLRDLSKKTLTDPHGLPHIELHGDYFLGEYPWHPSVNRFGDWTVPGEWRARAVPTRATVADYMCERGGYDYSLDETVHVELPAPWLASALRICLSDGRKLNYVDVNGNVVFYDPSVTEIGPQAALVDRNAFLAMLEREGLAAVWVIAGEKSVYGGRDAFGGRALHTAVYHLDSEGFKRQIHREREDPSPSQLQALFWPEKVPLGLTVRSSPKSQAPAKTGAAKPKSAKPKARRQSKKSPASGPASSGLAILCSKTPKR; the protein is encoded by the coding sequence ATGAATATGCCTCCTTATTCGCTTAAGGAGGAAAGCTTGGCGCTGCCCGACATTAGCTTCGAGACGATTCGCCCTCACGACGACAGCCGCAACTCCGGGTTCGAAGAGCTATGCGCTCAACTGGCTTCGCTGGAGCCGGCGGAACCGAATTCGGCATTCTTTCGAAAAGGGCGCGGGGGTGATGCTGGCGTCGAATGTTTCCTCCGCCAAGCGGACGGATCGGAACGTGGATGGCAGGCGAAATACCTCTTCACCTGGGACGCCTCTCTTTCGCAACAACTCAGCGAATCAATTGAAACGGCGCTGATCAAACACCCAAAGTTGACCGATTACATTGTCTGCCTGCCGTTTGACCTGCCGGACGTGAAGCCTGCGAAAGGATTGAGCGCGCTCGCCAAGTGGGAAACTTGGAAAGCGAAGTGGGAAAAAACCGCAAAGGAAGCTGAGCGGAAGCTGCAAATTTACCTCTGGGATAAGAGCGCCCTCAGCAGCCGATTGTCGCGCGATGACGCGATGTACGCCGGCCGTCTGATCTATTGGTTCGGGGTTCAGTCTCTGACCAAAGGTTGGTTTGAAGACCAGTTCGAGAAAGCTCGGGCGGGCCTGGGTTCGCGATACACACCCGAGAGCAATGTCGAACTCCCGGTTCGGCAAAAGTTCCTGTCGCTGGTTCGCGACCCGAAGTTTGGGAAGGCGCTGGCCCGATGGGCCACCGGGCTGAGAGAAAAAGGGAGTTCCACCCTCCGAGCGATCAAAGAAGCGGTTCCGGTGGGCGAAGAAGACAATCATACCCGGCCGCTGGAGCAGGCGCTGGATGATCTCACCGATCGTCTGCGAGCCAGACCTGTCGAAGCAGATACCCCGCTGCCGCTACAGGAATGGTCCGATAGCGCTTCGCGTTGTCTGGCGTGCGCGCGTTCAGCGCTGAGCTGGACGTTTGGAATACCGCCCGGAAAGCCAAGATCGTCGGGGATCGACCCGCAACGCTGGGCTCAGCACAATTTGCATCGGCTGCTCGATCTACTCAGCGAAGTTCGCGACTCGTTGGACTCTGACGTTTGGCATCTCGCCAACTGCCAGGCTGTGCTGCTGGAGGGACCCGCCGGTATCGGTAAATCGCACCTCCTTGCTGATGTCGTCGAACACCAAATTCACCTAGGCCGGCCGGCGCTTCTGGTACTCGGAAGTTCGCTCACTGACAGCGAGCCATGGCGACAGATCATGGCGGAGTTGGATCTTCCTTCTACTCAGCAGGTGAAGCATTTCCTCGGTAGCATGGATGCGGTTGCGCAGGCTGCTGGCGTGCGCGCCCTCATCTGCGTCGATGCTCTCAACGAGCGGCATGGTTTAGACATTTGGCCGACCCGTCTGGCCGCTTTTCTGAAGACCGTCGAACCGTTCAAAAACGTCGGCGTCGCACTGTCATGCCGATCGACGTTTGTCGCGCATGTCGTGCCTGAGGATGTCGATGAAGCGCACCTCGCCCGCATTGAGCACCCTGGATTTGGTGGGGAAAGCGGTGCCGCCGCGAAAATGTACTTGAGCAAACGCGGCGTCGTTCGACCCGGCGCACCCAACTTGGTGCCAGAGTTTGAGAACCCGCTTTTTCTAAAGACCTGTTGCGACTTCCTCGAGCGGGAAGGCCGGCGAGAATTGCCGCGCGGACTTCTTGGTGTCACGGCGATTTTCGGCTTCTACAACGAGGCGGTCGCCAAGCAGCTAAGCCGACGCATGAAGCTCGATCCGGCTTTAGGGATCGTGAAGTCCGCTATCGATGGCTTTGCCAAGCTGCTGCTGGACGCGCGGCAAAACTATGTAACCCGGGAAGACGCCATCAAACTTTTCGAACAGATATTGCCATCGGGAGGCCGCATCGAGCGCTGCCTTCTGACTCAACTCGAGAGCGAAGGCCTGCTGTCGGTCGAAATGGTGCGCCAGGACGACGACTCGCTTCGCGCGATGGTGCGCTTCACGTTCGAGCGCTTCAGCGATCACGCCATAGCCTCGCGCGTGCTCGATGAACATCTTGCACTCGGGGGTGTGGATAAGGCGTTTGCCGATGGCACGCGTCTACGCGAGATCGTTTTCGGCGAAGAGAGCTATCGTTACGCGGGGATCATCGAGGCCCTGGCCGTTCAGCTTCCTGAGCGTGCCGATGTCGAGCTACTCGACGTTGGGAAGCCTACCTGGGAAACGAGAAACGCGTTTGAAGAGAGCCTGCTTTGGCGTGACCAAGCTCATTTTTCGGATCGCACGTTTGAGCTGGTCCGCGAGTTTCTCGCACACCGCGAGAGCGATGTGCTGCTGTCGGTAGCGACGGAGCCAGCCAACAAGTTCAACGCCCTTTACCTAGATAAGCGCCTGCGTGATTACTCCATGCCGGAGCGCGATGGCAAATGGTCGCTTTACGTCGCTGATCATGGGGACAACGAGGGCGGTGCTATCGAGACACTCATCACCTGGGGACTGGAGAACGGCACCGAGGCGATCGAGGCTGATCGCGCGGAACTCGCTGCGATTGCGCTGGGATGGCTATTAAGCACCTCGAACCGTTGGGTGCGCGATCGCGCAACAAAGTCCCTGGCCGTCATATTCGCCAAACGTCTGGACCTTGCCGCGTCGATCCTTCGTCGCTTCAACAATGTGGACGACCTGTATGTTTTAGAGCGGCTATATGCGGGTGCGTACGGTGCAGTCCTGCAGGGCGTAGCGAGCAATTGCCGCGGCGAGCTTGCTGCCACCGTGTTTGATTTAGTGTTCGCCAAGGGAACGCCGCCAGCAAACATCCTGCTCCGAGACAACGCCTACGGTATCATCAAGTACGTAGAGATGCGGGGCGAGCTACCGGCCATAGTTGACCAAGCTCTCTTCGAACCGCCCTACAAAAGCCCTTGGCCGCCCGAGCGTGTGCCGGATCGGATCATCGAATCTTTCACGATGGACTATGGAAAAGGGCAGCGTTTCACTGACGCGATCGTCAGCTCTACGGTCCATGATGGCGACTTCGCTCGTTACGTCATCGACAGTCGCTTGCACGATTGGAGCCCAGAACCAATCGGGTCGACCGCTTACCCGACTTACAGAGAAGTGTGCCTATCCTGGGTGCGAGAGTTTGAGGAAAGCGCGACACCAGAACAGATCAGCGCGCTCAGCGCAATCCTCGATGCTGCAGCCACGATGGAGGGAACGCGTTTGTTACCTCGTGGCGAGAAGGACGCTCTCGACCTAGCGAACGACCACTTTCAATCCCTCCTCACTGAAGAACAGTGGGAGGACTACCGGGTCCGCGCAAAACATTTCATCGCCTTCACCCTTTTTGCCCCCCACCGGAGCGAGCAGCAAGCTCGCTTCAACACCCAATGGACGCGCCGATGGATCTGCAAGCGCGCTCATGATCTGGGCTGGACGGCTGAGCGTTTCGGACAAAGAGATCGTGGACGCGGTAGCGACCGCCATGACCATCGCGTCGAGCGAATCGGCAAGAAATACCAATGGCTGGCCCTGTACGAACTCGCAGCCCGGATGTCCGACAATCTAGCGTTCCTAGGCGGTTACGGCGACTATCAGGAGGGCGAGGATCGGGGCTATGGGAGCGCGCGTGAGTTACGCATGCGCGACATCGACCCCTCCCTCCTCGTCACACGAACAAATTACGATAGTTGGGCGCAATGGGAGCGAACTTGGTGGGTACCAATGGAGCCCAAGCTCCAGTCAGTGAGCCCCTCCGAACGGATTGCTTGGTTGAACAGTGACCAGGACGTCGTCAACGACGCTTCGCTGATCGACGTCTTGAATCCAAAAACCAAACAGCGATGGCTGTGTCTTCACGCCTTCGCCAGTTGGCGTCAGCAAGGAATGGTTGATGATCGCGAAGAGTTGGAGCGCGACACTTGGTTCCGTCTGCATTGCGTGGTCGTGAAAAAGGAAGACGAAAAGAAGCTCCTCCGCGACCTTTCAAAGAAGACGCTGACCGACCCTCACGGCCTGCCTCATATCGAGCTGCATGGTGACTACTTCCTGGGCGAGTACCCTTGGCATCCATCCGTCAATCGGTTCGGCGATTGGACTGTGCCTGGGGAATGGCGCGCGCGCGCAGTGCCTACGCGCGCGACGGTGGCCGACTACATGTGCGAGCGCGGTGGCTATGACTATTCGCTCGACGAGACGGTTCACGTCGAGTTGCCGGCGCCGTGGCTGGCCAGTGCACTACGCATTTGTCTTTCCGACGGGCGAAAGCTGAACTATGTCGACGTCAACGGAAACGTGGTTTTCTATGATCCCTCCGTTACCGAGATTGGGCCTCAAGCAGCCCTTGTCGATCGTAATGCATTCTTAGCGATGCTTGAACGAGAAGGGCTTGCAGCCGTTTGGGTCATCGCCGGCGAAAAGAGCGTATACGGAGGCCGCGATGCCTTCGGAGGACGGGCGCTTCACACCGCCGTCTACCATCTCGACAGTGAAGGATTTAAGCGCCAGATCCATCGGGAGCGGGAGGATCCATCACCAAGCCAACTTCAGGCGCTGTTCTGGCCAGAAAAGGTGCCGCTTGGCCTGACGGTTCGGTCATCGCCGAAGTCTCAAGCTCCCGCAAAGACGGGGGCCGCAAAGCCTAAGTCCGCAAAGCCGAAGGCTCGGCGGCAATCAAAAAAAAGCCCGGCGAGCGGCCCGGCTTCCTCCGGCCTCGCCATCCTGTGCAGCAAGACGCCCAAAAGATAA
- a CDS encoding Rab family GTPase: MTSAKVMLLGDIGVGKSSLARRFVFDRFESEYKTTIGVDVLTHDVDLGAEADNATLRFVLWDTDGDFGLRIFETVYLAGASAAIIVADVTRPATLVKMASLATGFEEKFPGRPVAAIVNKIDLAPQFAADASLSQFDAVYTSAKTGQGVAEMFLSLGHAIWRRAR, from the coding sequence GTGACGTCGGCGAAAGTCATGCTGCTCGGGGATATCGGCGTCGGAAAATCATCGCTTGCGCGCCGTTTCGTCTTCGATCGGTTCGAGAGCGAGTACAAGACGACGATTGGCGTCGACGTGCTCACCCATGACGTCGACCTCGGCGCCGAAGCCGATAATGCAACATTGCGTTTCGTCCTGTGGGATACGGACGGGGATTTCGGCCTGCGGATTTTCGAGACGGTCTATCTCGCAGGCGCCTCGGCCGCAATTATCGTCGCCGATGTGACGCGTCCTGCGACGCTCGTAAAGATGGCGAGCCTCGCGACCGGTTTCGAAGAAAAATTTCCGGGCCGTCCTGTGGCGGCGATCGTCAATAAGATCGACCTCGCGCCCCAGTTCGCAGCCGACGCGTCCTTATCGCAATTCGACGCGGTTTATACGAGCGCCAAGACGGGGCAGGGGGTGGCGGAAATGTTTCTGTCGCTCGGCCATGCGATCTGGCGACGGGCGAGGTAG
- a CDS encoding OmpA family protein encodes MPAPSGVEAFEKVKSLLLGETAQRLDETTARLDRIDARVGDEKKFAISSGDVMVEAFKRAEHKRPRDLTAALAPSVVSIVRAEIRSSKDMMIEALYPIMGRLVTVTVASAFRDLVESLNARIEALISANSWRLRLRALLTGRSMAEVALAEAEAGRLKRALLLERGSGRLLAIWSAEEGGEGGNADLQSGLIAAITEFAANVYAYQGGELRMLDIGSGIVFLRASPRVIVAGEFGGQLSRRMERRLDETFLSIVERHEADASSSTSTALGDMLNEALAAEKSRTSKAPLVIFSAALAFLGVWLAWDSMLHGWRERRIREAYGVAMVGHPALGKYPLHLEIDHQVGIVVVRGLAADETEPRALVAALVAAAEPYRVASDVTAVAPVAQMETLRGELGEARAALQRLKAEQEEPRAKLRRFADTFAIFFAELDTFLDPAAVAAGLDELASLLKTSGEGVRVVGYADEVGTTGRNRFVSRKRAERVIAMLVERGVARNRLALVSRSTYNPIGDPNAELHSRRVSFELPFAGEFAR; translated from the coding sequence ATGCCGGCGCCTAGTGGGGTCGAGGCCTTCGAGAAAGTAAAGTCGCTTTTACTTGGAGAGACCGCCCAGCGTCTCGACGAGACAACCGCACGCCTCGACAGGATCGACGCGCGCGTCGGGGACGAGAAGAAATTCGCCATTTCGTCAGGCGACGTTATGGTCGAGGCGTTCAAGCGCGCGGAACATAAACGTCCGCGTGACCTTACCGCCGCGCTGGCGCCTTCGGTCGTATCAATCGTCCGCGCCGAGATTCGCAGCTCCAAAGATATGATGATCGAGGCGCTGTACCCGATCATGGGCCGCCTCGTGACGGTGACGGTCGCGAGCGCTTTCCGTGACCTCGTCGAAAGCCTCAATGCGCGCATCGAAGCGCTCATTTCGGCAAACTCGTGGCGTTTGCGGCTGCGCGCTCTGCTGACCGGCCGCTCGATGGCGGAAGTCGCGCTTGCCGAAGCCGAGGCCGGTCGTTTGAAGCGCGCGCTGCTGCTCGAGCGAGGTAGCGGCCGCCTGCTCGCGATATGGTCGGCGGAGGAAGGCGGGGAGGGCGGCAACGCCGATCTTCAAAGCGGCCTGATTGCCGCGATCACCGAATTCGCAGCGAATGTTTACGCCTATCAAGGCGGTGAATTGCGCATGCTCGACATCGGCTCGGGCATCGTATTCTTGCGCGCCTCTCCGCGCGTGATCGTCGCGGGCGAATTCGGCGGCCAATTGTCGCGCCGAATGGAGCGCCGTCTCGACGAAACCTTTCTCTCGATCGTCGAGCGGCACGAGGCGGACGCGTCTTCGTCCACGTCTACCGCTCTGGGAGATATGTTGAATGAAGCGCTCGCCGCTGAGAAATCGAGGACGAGCAAGGCTCCGTTGGTCATTTTCAGCGCCGCGCTGGCGTTTCTCGGCGTTTGGCTCGCCTGGGATTCGATGCTGCACGGATGGCGCGAAAGGCGCATCCGCGAGGCTTACGGCGTGGCGATGGTCGGCCATCCTGCTTTAGGAAAGTATCCGCTCCATCTCGAGATCGACCATCAAGTGGGAATCGTCGTTGTGCGCGGGCTCGCCGCCGATGAGACAGAGCCTCGGGCGCTCGTCGCGGCGCTCGTCGCAGCGGCCGAACCCTATCGCGTCGCCAGCGACGTCACCGCGGTAGCGCCTGTCGCACAGATGGAGACGCTCCGCGGCGAGCTCGGCGAGGCGCGCGCGGCCCTGCAGCGCCTCAAGGCGGAACAGGAAGAGCCGCGCGCCAAGCTCCGGCGTTTCGCGGACACTTTCGCCATCTTCTTCGCAGAGCTCGATACATTTCTCGACCCCGCCGCCGTCGCCGCCGGCCTCGACGAGCTGGCGTCGCTTCTCAAAACGAGCGGCGAGGGCGTCCGCGTCGTCGGCTATGCCGACGAAGTGGGCACGACGGGCCGAAATCGGTTTGTCTCGCGCAAGCGCGCGGAGAGGGTCATAGCGATGCTCGTCGAGCGCGGCGTCGCGCGCAACCGGCTGGCGCTCGTTTCGCGCTCGACCTACAATCCGATCGGCGACCCCAATGCGGAACTGCACAGCCGTCGCGTGTCCTTCGAATTGCCCTTCGCGGGAGAGTTTGCCAGGTGA